From Streptomyces sp. NBC_01460, a single genomic window includes:
- a CDS encoding serine/threonine-protein kinase, translating into MRPVGSKYLLEEPLGRGATGTVWRARQRETAGAEAAVAGQPGETVAIKVLKEELANDADVVMRFLRERSVLLRLTHANIVRTRDLVVEGDLLALVMDLIDGPDLHRYLRENGPLSPVAASLLTAQIADALAASHADGVVHRDLKPANVLLDERNGEMRPMLTDFGIARLADSPGLTRTHEFVGTPAYVAPESAEGRPQTSAVDVYGAGILLYELVTGRPPFAGGTALEVLHRHLSEEPRRPSTVPEPLWTVIERCLRKDPDQRPSAVNLARALRTVGAGIGVHANSAQIAAAEGVGALLAPDPAPAAVPETPGAADPTQVLPSNAGSYDPAAPTSVMRQTPGGGGQADPTAMMPPVPSGPPRPDEPHPWQSQLRAARDRNEQTQVQYLDPDQDPLRRRPQRQQPPQDQRPQPQQQRGRQYPQQQPQRYQPQPQQQQRPQQPQRQQYAPPQQPPPQQPAPRQPRQRSANPMRIPGLGCLKGCLFSVVLLVVAAWLIWELTPLQDWVAQGKSFWDAIGDGITKVTDWFEEIGGSGGSGGTTGQ; encoded by the coding sequence GTGCGGCCAGTCGGCAGCAAGTACCTGCTCGAGGAGCCGCTCGGACGCGGCGCCACGGGCACCGTCTGGCGAGCCCGCCAGCGGGAGACCGCGGGCGCCGAGGCGGCCGTCGCCGGGCAGCCCGGCGAAACCGTCGCGATCAAGGTGCTCAAGGAGGAGCTCGCCAACGACGCGGATGTCGTGATGCGGTTCCTGCGTGAGCGCTCGGTGCTGCTGCGGCTCACCCACGCGAACATCGTGCGCACCCGGGACCTCGTCGTCGAGGGCGATCTCCTCGCCCTGGTGATGGACCTGATCGACGGTCCCGACCTGCACCGCTACCTCCGCGAGAACGGCCCGCTCAGCCCGGTCGCCGCCTCGCTGCTCACCGCCCAGATCGCGGACGCGCTGGCCGCCAGCCACGCCGACGGCGTCGTGCACCGGGACCTCAAGCCGGCCAACGTGCTGCTCGACGAGCGCAACGGCGAGATGCGCCCGATGCTCACCGACTTCGGCATCGCGCGCCTCGCGGACTCCCCGGGCCTGACCAGGACCCACGAGTTCGTCGGCACGCCCGCCTATGTGGCGCCCGAGTCCGCCGAGGGCCGTCCGCAGACCTCCGCCGTGGACGTCTACGGCGCGGGCATCCTGCTGTACGAGCTGGTCACCGGCCGTCCCCCGTTCGCCGGGGGCACCGCGCTCGAGGTCCTGCACCGGCACCTCAGCGAGGAGCCCCGGCGCCCCAGCACTGTCCCCGAACCGCTGTGGACGGTCATCGAGCGCTGCCTGCGCAAGGACCCGGACCAGCGGCCCAGCGCCGTGAACCTCGCCCGTGCCCTGCGCACCGTCGGCGCGGGCATCGGCGTGCACGCGAACTCGGCGCAGATCGCCGCCGCCGAGGGCGTGGGTGCCCTGCTCGCCCCCGACCCGGCGCCCGCCGCCGTACCGGAGACCCCGGGCGCGGCCGACCCGACGCAGGTGCTGCCGAGCAACGCGGGTTCGTACGACCCCGCGGCCCCGACCAGCGTGATGCGGCAGACCCCGGGCGGGGGCGGCCAGGCCGACCCGACCGCGATGATGCCTCCCGTGCCGTCGGGCCCCCCGCGGCCCGACGAACCGCACCCCTGGCAGTCCCAGCTCAGGGCGGCCCGTGACCGCAACGAGCAGACGCAGGTCCAGTACCTCGACCCCGACCAGGACCCGCTGCGCCGCCGGCCGCAGCGCCAGCAGCCGCCGCAGGACCAGCGCCCGCAGCCCCAGCAGCAGCGCGGCCGGCAGTACCCGCAGCAGCAGCCCCAGCGCTACCAGCCGCAGCCCCAGCAGCAACAGCGGCCCCAGCAGCCGCAGCGGCAGCAGTACGCGCCTCCGCAGCAGCCGCCGCCCCAGCAGCCGGCCCCGCGCCAGCCGAGGCAGCGCAGCGCCAATCCGATGCGCATCCCCGGCCTCGGCTGCCTCAAGGGATGCCTGTTCTCGGTGGTGCTCCTGGTCGTCGCGGCCTGGCTCATCTGGGAGCTGACGCCGCTTCAGGACTGGGTCGCCCAGGGCAAGAGCTTCTGGGACGCCATAGGGGACGGCATCACCAAGGTCACCGACTGGTTCGAGGAGATCGGCGGGAGCGGTGGCTCCGGGGGCACGACCGGTCAGTAA
- a CDS encoding FHA domain-containing protein translates to MQIRLTVLAPRSGQTPARACDVLVTAPAGTALAAVASALAAAVSGPEGSLGGGATVLYAGRERLDPQRCALGEPPLVDGTVLSLQVPGEDEAADDAVPARLHVIAGPDAGGVHLLHGGQIRIGRSAEADVPLDDPDVSRLHCAVTVSDDGRVSVADLGSTNGTSLDGVDVHDRPVRLAPGALLRLGESTLRLTPGSRTPTLTTAPDGEGHLRVARAEAGGLRADGSAGADGEPGADVTAPEGHGHTYSSAPAGHDAYDEDGPAGHDAYLGEPSPQATHGRGSSLTPDEPPRRGGIGAWARRLKTGKGEQSHEARAGDRPAAGGPGRTSGPRSPSLPHGSPSAPAGTWPDPATVLLTALGPGPRLWERDTAHPEALVVRLGTTERADLPAVPVTVGLREAGSLGLAGPRERLSGLARSTVAQLAALHSPFDLEIVLISTDRSRSLEERRREWSWLGWLPHLRPMHGQDCRLLLAYDREQAAARAAELVRRMEDGPLGSGWASADRSAVAEAARDHTGPSTVVIVDGDPGSAALRETTAGLAGAGAAAGIHLICLAEAPAASPTSPVAATYDTACRASIAFRECGAVAMLSGDVATALRLLRTSGGQAAGHGTVASVDAVSAAWAERFGRALAPLRDEGTATLPGRPMAAALPPSARLLDELGLARATPASLMARWASTAEDQPGATVRAAPVPGADLDTTSSGRTLSTGPRVGAQRDSPDSGHTPFRSGGPTSSGSGSSAYTPAGTGSPRIGTQRRDSGTPAPAVPSGHAGRPVIVLGAGPRGPLSVDLAEEGPHLLVEGPAGSGRTELLRAVAASLSAAARPDRLGILVIDGAGGEHGERGEGLGPCTELPHVFSHLVASDPVRMREFAQALGGELKRRAELLGPLDFTAWHARYEEARTLGGRRPAGAAEQRGDIESPASGTLRLRPASARPVDPGPSPLPRLVVLADDFDALVAPALGSPGRPSAGSVVRVLEAVARDGGRLGVHLVASSARPDRTEDTELARGARLRIVLDPPVVPPSPDEPAPGRGRLGHPDGRVTPFQGGRVTGRIPRTATLRPTVVPLEWERMGDPPARRPVRELGNGPTDLALLASALERAARSVNAEPLPPLIP, encoded by the coding sequence ATGCAGATCCGGCTGACCGTCCTCGCGCCGCGCAGCGGCCAGACCCCGGCGCGCGCCTGCGACGTGCTCGTGACCGCCCCCGCCGGGACGGCACTCGCCGCCGTCGCCTCCGCCCTCGCCGCGGCCGTGTCCGGCCCCGAGGGATCCCTGGGCGGCGGCGCCACCGTGCTGTACGCCGGGCGCGAGCGGCTCGACCCGCAGCGCTGCGCCCTCGGCGAGCCGCCCCTCGTGGACGGGACGGTGCTCTCGCTCCAGGTCCCCGGCGAGGACGAGGCCGCGGACGACGCCGTACCGGCGCGGCTGCACGTGATCGCGGGGCCCGACGCCGGCGGGGTCCACCTGCTGCACGGCGGACAGATCCGGATCGGCCGCTCGGCCGAGGCGGACGTCCCGCTCGACGACCCCGACGTGTCGCGGCTGCACTGCGCGGTGACGGTCTCCGACGACGGCCGGGTCTCCGTCGCCGACCTGGGCTCCACCAACGGCACCTCGCTGGACGGCGTGGACGTCCACGACCGCCCGGTCCGGCTCGCCCCGGGCGCCCTGCTGCGGCTCGGCGAGTCCACGCTCCGGCTCACGCCCGGCTCACGCACCCCCACGCTCACGACGGCGCCCGACGGTGAGGGCCACCTGCGGGTGGCCCGCGCGGAGGCCGGCGGCCTGCGGGCGGACGGCTCCGCGGGAGCGGATGGCGAGCCCGGAGCGGACGTGACCGCCCCCGAGGGACACGGCCACACCTACAGCTCCGCCCCCGCCGGCCACGACGCGTACGACGAGGACGGACCGGCGGGCCACGACGCGTACCTGGGCGAGCCCTCCCCGCAGGCCACCCATGGCCGCGGCTCCTCGCTGACCCCGGACGAGCCCCCCAGGCGGGGCGGCATAGGCGCCTGGGCGAGGCGGCTCAAGACCGGCAAGGGCGAGCAGTCCCACGAGGCCCGGGCCGGTGACCGGCCGGCGGCCGGCGGACCCGGCCGCACGTCCGGCCCGCGCTCCCCCTCCCTGCCCCACGGCTCCCCCTCCGCCCCGGCCGGTACCTGGCCGGACCCCGCGACCGTGCTCCTCACGGCGCTCGGCCCCGGCCCCCGCCTGTGGGAGCGCGACACCGCGCACCCCGAGGCCCTGGTCGTACGGCTCGGGACGACGGAGCGGGCCGACCTTCCCGCCGTGCCGGTCACCGTCGGGCTGCGGGAGGCGGGCTCGCTGGGTCTCGCGGGACCGCGCGAGCGGCTCTCGGGCCTCGCCCGCTCGACGGTGGCGCAGCTCGCCGCGCTCCACTCACCCTTCGACCTGGAGATCGTGCTGATCAGCACGGACCGGTCCCGGAGCCTGGAGGAGCGGCGGCGCGAGTGGTCCTGGCTCGGCTGGCTGCCCCATCTGCGCCCCATGCACGGCCAGGACTGCCGTCTGCTCCTCGCCTACGACCGCGAGCAGGCGGCCGCCCGCGCGGCGGAGCTGGTGCGCCGCATGGAGGACGGGCCGCTGGGGTCCGGCTGGGCGAGCGCCGACCGGTCGGCCGTGGCGGAGGCGGCCCGCGACCACACGGGGCCCAGCACCGTGGTCATCGTGGACGGCGATCCCGGTTCCGCGGCCCTGCGCGAGACCACGGCGGGGCTGGCCGGTGCCGGAGCGGCAGCCGGGATCCATCTGATCTGTCTGGCCGAGGCCCCGGCCGCCTCCCCGACCTCTCCGGTCGCCGCGACCTACGACACCGCCTGCCGGGCCTCGATCGCGTTCCGCGAGTGCGGCGCGGTCGCCATGCTGAGCGGCGATGTGGCGACCGCGCTGCGGCTGCTGCGCACCTCGGGCGGCCAGGCTGCGGGCCACGGCACCGTCGCCTCGGTGGACGCCGTGTCGGCGGCCTGGGCCGAGCGGTTCGGGCGTGCCCTCGCCCCCCTGCGGGACGAGGGGACGGCCACCCTGCCCGGCCGGCCCATGGCGGCGGCCCTGCCGCCGTCCGCCCGGCTGCTGGACGAGCTGGGGCTCGCCAGGGCCACCCCGGCCTCCCTGATGGCGCGGTGGGCGTCCACGGCCGAGGACCAGCCGGGGGCGACGGTGCGCGCGGCGCCCGTGCCCGGCGCGGACCTGGACACGACGAGCTCGGGCCGCACGCTGAGCACGGGCCCCCGGGTGGGCGCGCAGCGCGACTCCCCCGACTCCGGGCACACCCCGTTCCGCAGCGGCGGGCCGACCAGTTCGGGCTCGGGCTCCTCCGCGTACACCCCCGCGGGCACGGGCTCCCCCCGGATCGGCACCCAGCGCCGGGACAGCGGGACCCCCGCGCCCGCGGTCCCCTCCGGTCACGCGGGGCGGCCCGTGATCGTGCTCGGCGCGGGCCCCCGCGGCCCGCTCTCCGTCGACCTGGCCGAGGAAGGACCGCACCTGCTGGTCGAAGGGCCCGCGGGCAGCGGCCGTACGGAGCTGCTGCGCGCCGTCGCGGCCTCCCTGTCCGCCGCCGCCCGCCCCGACCGGCTCGGCATCCTCGTCATCGACGGGGCCGGCGGCGAGCACGGGGAGCGCGGCGAGGGGCTGGGCCCCTGCACGGAGCTGCCGCACGTCTTCTCGCACCTGGTGGCCTCCGACCCCGTACGGATGCGTGAGTTCGCCCAGGCGCTGGGCGGCGAGCTGAAGCGCCGGGCGGAGCTGCTCGGTCCGCTGGACTTCACGGCCTGGCACGCGCGGTACGAGGAGGCGCGGACCCTCGGCGGACGTCGCCCCGCCGGAGCCGCCGAGCAGCGTGGTGACATCGAGTCGCCCGCCAGCGGCACCCTGCGTCTGCGGCCCGCCTCGGCGCGTCCCGTGGATCCCGGCCCCTCGCCGCTTCCCCGGCTCGTCGTCCTGGCCGACGACTTCGACGCCCTGGTCGCCCCGGCGCTCGGCAGCCCCGGCCGTCCCTCCGCCGGGTCGGTCGTCCGGGTGCTGGAGGCCGTGGCCAGGGACGGGGGGCGCCTCGGCGTCCACCTGGTGGCCTCCTCCGCCCGCCCGGACCGCACCGAGGACACCGAGCTGGCCCGGGGCGCGCGGCTGCGCATCGTGCTCGACCCGCCCGTCGTCCCGCCCTCCCCCGACGAGCCCGCTCCGGGCCGGGGGCGGCTGGGGCATCCGGACGGCCGGGTGACCCCGTTCCAGGGCGGCCGGGTCACCGGCCGCATCCCGCGCACGGCGACCCTGCGCCCCACCGTCGTACCGCTGGAGTGGGAGCGGATGGGCGATCCGCCGGCCCGTCGGCCGGTCCGCGAGCTGGGCAACGGGCCCACCGACCTGGCCCTGCTCGCCAGTGCCCTGGAGAGGGCCGCCCGTTCGGTGAACGCGGAGCCGCTCCCCCCGCTGATCCCCTGA
- a CDS encoding ABC transporter substrate-binding protein, with product MRRTLRMRRAALVFTAIGALALTGCGGDGDGKDKAGEGPGKGEDSPSSVTLPKLDGEKISVAAVWTGPEQANFTKVLDEFEKRTGATVTFVPAQDPIVNFLGTKIAGGQPPDVAMIPQVGAIQQAVAKKWAKPVGNEARAQLGQNYAQVWQDLGAVDGTQYGVYFKAANKSLIWYNAKAFENAGASEPKTWKDFLATAETVSASGVTPVSVGGADGWTLTDWFENVYLSQAGPEKYDQLAKHEIKWTDPSVKDALTTLAELFGKPSLISGGADGALQTEFPASVTQTFTGGDQPKGAMVFEGDFVSINIAQTKAKIGTDAKVFPFPAVGADSPVVTGGDAAVALKDTKGAQALLTWLASKDSAKIWAEAGGFISPNKSLDTAAYPNDVQRTMAEALIDAGDDVRFDMSDQAPQSFGGTPGKGEWKTLQDFLKNPKDIAGTQAKLESDAAKAYTS from the coding sequence ATGCGCAGAACCCTTCGAATGCGTAGGGCCGCACTGGTGTTCACCGCGATCGGGGCACTGGCCCTCACCGGATGCGGTGGCGACGGCGACGGCAAGGACAAGGCGGGCGAGGGCCCCGGCAAGGGCGAGGACAGCCCGTCGAGCGTCACCCTGCCGAAGCTGGACGGCGAGAAGATATCGGTGGCCGCGGTCTGGACGGGGCCCGAGCAGGCCAACTTCACCAAGGTGCTGGACGAGTTCGAGAAGCGCACGGGGGCCACGGTCACCTTCGTCCCGGCGCAGGACCCGATCGTCAACTTCCTCGGCACGAAGATCGCGGGCGGCCAGCCGCCGGACGTGGCGATGATCCCGCAGGTCGGCGCGATCCAGCAGGCCGTGGCCAAGAAGTGGGCCAAGCCGGTCGGCAACGAGGCACGGGCGCAGCTGGGCCAGAACTACGCGCAGGTCTGGCAGGACCTCGGCGCGGTCGACGGCACCCAGTACGGCGTCTACTTCAAGGCCGCCAACAAGTCCCTGATCTGGTACAACGCCAAGGCGTTCGAGAACGCGGGCGCGAGCGAGCCGAAGACCTGGAAGGACTTCCTGGCCACCGCCGAGACGGTCTCCGCCTCCGGTGTCACCCCGGTCTCGGTCGGCGGGGCGGACGGCTGGACGCTCACCGACTGGTTCGAGAACGTCTACCTCTCCCAGGCCGGTCCGGAGAAGTACGACCAGTTGGCCAAGCACGAGATCAAGTGGACGGACCCGTCCGTCAAGGACGCCCTGACCACGCTCGCCGAGCTGTTCGGCAAGCCGAGCCTGATCTCCGGCGGCGCGGACGGCGCGCTGCAGACCGAGTTCCCGGCATCCGTCACCCAGACCTTCACGGGCGGCGACCAGCCCAAGGGCGCGATGGTCTTCGAGGGCGACTTCGTCTCCATCAACATCGCGCAGACCAAGGCGAAGATCGGTACCGACGCCAAGGTGTTCCCGTTCCCCGCGGTCGGCGCGGACTCCCCCGTGGTGACGGGCGGGGACGCGGCCGTGGCGCTCAAGGACACCAAGGGCGCCCAGGCCCTGCTGACCTGGCTGGCCTCCAAGGACTCGGCGAAGATCTGGGCCGAGGCCGGCGGGTTCATCTCGCCCAACAAGTCGCTGGACACGGCCGCGTACCCGAACGACGTGCAGCGCACGATGGCCGAGGCGCTGATCGACGCCGGTGACGACGTCCGGTTCGACATGTCCGACCAGGCCCCGCAGTCGTTCGGCGGGACGCCCGGCAAGGGTGAGTGGAAGACGCTCCAGGACTTCCTGAAGAACCCGAAGGACATCGCGGGGACCCAGGCGAAACTGGAGTCCGACGCGGCCAAGGCGTACACGAGCTGA
- a CDS encoding carbohydrate ABC transporter permease, with the protein MTTATAGGAGSAPPADKQPVPGTGKRPRGSVTGTRRAVAAAFLLPALVLLGALVVYPIVYSVYRSFLDRSGTGFVGLDNYEALFTDDTIRTAVENNAVWVVFAPTVATVLGLIFAVLTERIRWGTAFKLIVFMPMAISMLAAGIIFRLVYEQAPERGVANAVAVGVHDTFARSSGFPKAHPLPVHPLKAGGGGSFVTKETVRAGEPVSLPLVGVVPAKMPGDAEPAKAATASGEGITGTAWLDFTKGGGGKPNVVDPKELGLKGITVEAVKDGKVVATATAGADGVFTLPASADGSLLRLPADNFREPYNGVDWLGPSLVTPGIIGSYVWMWAGFAMVLIAAGLAGLPRELLEAARVDGANEWQVFRRITVPMLAPVLAVVLVTLMINVLKIFDLVFIIAPGSSQDDANVLALQLYRSSFGTDADLGVGSAIAVLLLLLVIPVMLFNIRRMRKEGRR; encoded by the coding sequence ATGACCACAGCGACCGCGGGGGGCGCCGGCAGCGCGCCCCCCGCCGACAAGCAACCTGTCCCGGGCACGGGGAAGCGCCCACGGGGAAGCGTGACCGGCACCCGCAGAGCGGTCGCGGCGGCGTTCCTGCTGCCGGCCCTCGTGCTGCTCGGCGCACTCGTCGTCTATCCCATCGTGTACTCCGTCTACCGCTCGTTCCTCGACCGGTCCGGCACCGGATTCGTGGGCCTGGACAACTACGAGGCCCTGTTCACGGACGACACCATCCGGACGGCCGTCGAGAACAACGCGGTCTGGGTCGTGTTCGCACCGACGGTCGCCACCGTGCTGGGGCTGATCTTCGCCGTGCTCACGGAAAGGATCCGGTGGGGCACTGCGTTCAAGCTGATCGTCTTCATGCCGATGGCGATCTCGATGCTGGCCGCCGGGATCATCTTCCGGCTGGTGTACGAGCAGGCGCCCGAGCGCGGTGTCGCCAACGCCGTGGCGGTGGGCGTCCACGACACGTTCGCTCGGTCCTCGGGCTTCCCGAAGGCGCATCCGCTGCCCGTCCATCCGCTGAAGGCGGGCGGTGGCGGCTCCTTCGTGACGAAGGAGACCGTGCGGGCCGGTGAACCGGTGAGCCTCCCGCTGGTCGGTGTGGTGCCGGCGAAGATGCCCGGCGACGCGGAACCCGCGAAGGCGGCCACCGCGTCCGGCGAGGGCATCACCGGGACGGCCTGGCTCGACTTCACCAAGGGCGGCGGCGGCAAGCCGAACGTCGTCGATCCGAAGGAGCTCGGCCTCAAGGGCATCACCGTCGAAGCGGTCAAGGACGGCAAGGTCGTCGCCACGGCGACGGCAGGAGCGGACGGGGTGTTCACCCTGCCCGCCTCGGCCGACGGTTCGCTGCTCCGCCTCCCGGCGGACAACTTCCGGGAGCCGTACAACGGGGTCGACTGGCTCGGGCCGTCCCTCGTGACACCCGGGATCATCGGCAGCTACGTCTGGATGTGGGCCGGGTTCGCGATGGTGCTGATCGCCGCGGGCCTGGCTGGTCTGCCGCGCGAACTCCTGGAAGCGGCGCGGGTGGACGGCGCCAACGAGTGGCAGGTGTTCCGCCGGATCACGGTGCCGATGCTGGCACCGGTGCTCGCGGTGGTCCTGGTCACCCTGATGATCAACGTCCTGAAGATCTTCGACCTGGTCTTCATCATCGCGCCGGGTTCCTCCCAGGACGACGCGAACGTCCTGGCCCTCCAGCTCTACCGCTCCTCGTTCGGCACGGACGCGGATCTCGGGGTCGGCAGCGCCATCGCCGTACTCCTGTTGCTGCTGGTGATCCCGGTGATGCTGTTCAACATCCGCCGGATGCGGAAGGAGGGACGCCGGTGA
- a CDS encoding carbohydrate ABC transporter permease: MTTSTEAAQAGRGTRAEPAAEARQGLGARIAARAGGGAMRVFLVLVALFWLMPTIGLLLSSLRGAEDIAATGWWKVFTAPSELTFDNYQRLLDNSTITDSLFSTVMITVPSTVLVVVIGSLAGYAFAWMEFPGRDWWFLLVVGLLVVPVQVALIPVSELFGTIGIFETTFGVIIFHTAFGLPFAIFLLRNFFAEIPRELLEAARLDGAGEIRLFTRVVMPLGGPAIASLGIFQFLWVWNDMLVALIFADSESPPITVALQQQVRQFGNNIDVLAPGAFVSMVIPLAVFFAFQRQFVSGVMAGAVK; this comes from the coding sequence GTGACGACATCGACCGAGGCCGCACAGGCCGGGCGCGGCACACGGGCCGAACCGGCGGCGGAGGCCCGGCAGGGCCTCGGTGCGCGGATCGCCGCACGGGCGGGCGGCGGGGCCATGCGGGTCTTCCTCGTCCTGGTCGCCCTGTTCTGGCTGATGCCGACCATCGGGCTGCTGCTCTCCTCGCTGCGCGGGGCGGAGGACATCGCGGCGACCGGCTGGTGGAAGGTCTTCACCGCGCCCTCCGAGCTGACCTTCGACAACTACCAGCGACTGCTCGACAACTCGACGATCACGGACTCCCTCTTCAGCACGGTCATGATCACCGTGCCGTCCACGGTGCTGGTGGTCGTCATCGGCTCGCTCGCCGGGTACGCCTTCGCCTGGATGGAGTTCCCCGGCCGCGACTGGTGGTTCCTGCTGGTCGTGGGACTGCTCGTGGTCCCCGTCCAGGTCGCCCTGATCCCGGTGTCCGAGCTCTTCGGCACCATCGGGATCTTCGAGACGACCTTCGGCGTGATCATCTTCCACACGGCGTTCGGCCTGCCGTTCGCCATCTTCCTGCTGCGGAACTTCTTCGCGGAGATCCCGCGCGAACTGCTGGAGGCCGCACGGCTGGACGGCGCCGGTGAGATCCGGCTGTTCACCCGGGTCGTGATGCCCCTCGGCGGGCCCGCGATCGCCTCGCTCGGGATCTTCCAGTTCCTCTGGGTGTGGAACGACATGCTGGTCGCGCTGATCTTCGCGGACTCGGAGTCCCCGCCGATCACCGTCGCCCTGCAGCAGCAGGTCCGGCAGTTCGGCAACAACATCGACGTACTGGCGCCCGGCGCCTTCGTGTCGATGGTGATCCCGCTGGCGGTGTTCTTCGCCTTCCAGAGGCAGTTCGTGTCCGGTGTGATGGCGGGCGCCGTCAAGTAG
- a CDS encoding bifunctional glycosyltransferase/CDP-glycerol:glycerophosphate glycerophosphotransferase, protein MPRFSVIVPAYRVQAYLHACLDSVLNQSFKDHEIIVVDDCSPDACGPIADEYAVRDPRVGVVHLPHNSGLGPARNAGVARATGEYLLFLDGDDTFAPEALQTIADRLDATGRPDVLVYDYARTYWSGESVRNTFSEHLAETGPASFRLADRPELLKVLMVVWNKAYRREFIEAEGFTFPPGYYEDTPWTYPVLMAAGSIAVLDTVCVGYRQRRRGNILSTTTHRHFDVFDQYDRVFAFIDSRPGLSVWRPVMFRRMLDHFSTLYTSRGRLPRGTRAQFFRRARAHCRRYRTPGAPVPRRTRLRHALFHLGAHRTYRALWAAQRLRGRLGSAASAARRAARGAALQLHYRVQLRLPVRRTDAVFAAYWHRGYTCSPAALEATARALVPGLRTSWICRPEDAHTVPDATRVLHPGTAAYWTALARSKYLVNNVNFDRRLVKRRGQVLLQTHHGTPLKTMGTDLVHRPAAAGAMDFGQLLRSVDKWDFSLSANQHSTLVWERTYPSGYTTLEYGSPRNDVLHRADHAETARLRELLGVPDGSTALLYAPTHRDYRRAQQHSLDLEQLVRVLGPRFVILARSHYLDETARATSGHTRHPRIIDVSAHPSVEELCIASDGLITDYSSLMFDYVNLDRPVVLHLEDAQAYEASRGTYFDPAAFPPGAVARDQEELHEIFATDHWRGPRSAQRRAAFRARFCPYDDGHAAERVVRRVFLGDTSGLPLPAPLTGRGPTGVPRQVPVREYTNG, encoded by the coding sequence GTGCCCCGGTTCAGTGTCATCGTGCCCGCGTACCGGGTCCAGGCGTATCTGCACGCGTGTCTCGACTCCGTGCTGAACCAGTCGTTCAAGGACCACGAGATCATCGTGGTCGACGACTGCTCACCGGACGCCTGCGGCCCGATCGCCGACGAGTACGCCGTCCGCGACCCCCGGGTCGGCGTGGTCCACCTGCCGCACAACTCCGGCCTGGGGCCCGCCCGCAACGCCGGGGTGGCCCGGGCGACCGGAGAGTACCTGCTCTTCCTCGACGGCGACGACACCTTCGCCCCCGAGGCGCTCCAGACCATCGCCGACCGGCTCGACGCCACCGGCCGCCCCGACGTCCTGGTCTACGACTACGCCCGTACGTACTGGTCGGGCGAGAGCGTGCGCAACACCTTCTCCGAGCACCTCGCCGAGACCGGTCCCGCCTCCTTCCGGCTCGCGGACCGGCCCGAGCTGCTCAAGGTGCTCATGGTCGTCTGGAACAAGGCGTACCGGCGGGAGTTCATCGAGGCCGAGGGCTTCACCTTCCCTCCCGGCTACTACGAGGACACCCCCTGGACCTACCCGGTGCTGATGGCCGCCGGGTCGATCGCCGTCCTGGACACGGTCTGCGTCGGATACCGCCAGCGGCGCCGGGGCAACATCCTCTCGACCACCACCCACCGCCACTTCGACGTCTTCGACCAGTACGACCGCGTCTTCGCCTTCATCGACTCCCGCCCCGGACTCTCCGTCTGGCGCCCGGTGATGTTCCGCCGGATGCTCGACCACTTCTCGACCCTCTACACCTCCCGAGGCCGGCTGCCCCGCGGCACCCGCGCCCAGTTCTTCCGCCGCGCCCGCGCCCACTGCCGCCGCTACCGCACCCCCGGCGCCCCCGTGCCCCGCCGCACCCGGCTGCGGCACGCGCTGTTCCACCTGGGCGCGCACCGCACCTACCGCGCGCTCTGGGCCGCCCAGCGGCTGCGCGGCCGCCTCGGGAGCGCGGCCTCGGCAGCACGCCGCGCGGCGCGCGGGGCCGCCCTCCAGCTGCACTACCGCGTCCAGCTCCGCCTGCCCGTCCGGCGTACGGACGCGGTCTTCGCCGCCTACTGGCACCGCGGCTACACCTGCAGCCCCGCCGCCCTGGAGGCCACGGCGAGAGCCCTCGTCCCCGGGCTCCGCACCTCCTGGATCTGCCGCCCCGAGGACGCGCACACCGTGCCGGACGCGACCCGCGTGCTGCACCCGGGGACGGCCGCGTACTGGACGGCGCTGGCCCGCTCCAAGTACCTGGTGAACAACGTCAACTTCGACCGCAGACTGGTGAAGAGGCGCGGCCAGGTGCTGCTGCAGACCCATCACGGGACGCCGCTGAAGACCATGGGGACCGACCTCGTGCACCGTCCGGCCGCAGCCGGCGCCATGGACTTCGGACAGCTGCTGCGCAGCGTCGACAAGTGGGACTTCTCGCTCTCCGCCAACCAGCACTCCACCCTCGTGTGGGAGCGCACCTACCCCTCCGGCTACACCACGCTGGAGTACGGCAGCCCGCGCAACGACGTCCTCCACCGCGCGGACCACGCCGAGACCGCCCGGCTGCGCGAGCTCCTCGGCGTCCCGGACGGCAGTACCGCCCTGCTGTACGCGCCGACCCACCGCGACTACCGGCGCGCCCAGCAGCACTCCCTCGACCTGGAGCAGCTGGTCCGCGTCCTGGGCCCACGCTTCGTCATCCTGGCCCGCTCCCACTACCTGGACGAGACGGCACGGGCCACCTCAGGGCACACCCGGCACCCGCGGATCATCGACGTCAGCGCCCACCCGTCCGTGGAGGAACTCTGTATCGCCTCCGACGGGCTGATCACGGACTACTCGTCGCTGATGTTCGACTACGTCAATCTGGACCGCCCCGTCGTCCTGCACCTCGAGGACGCACAGGCCTACGAGGCGTCCCGCGGCACCTACTTCGACCCGGCGGCGTTCCCTCCCGGGGCCGTGGCCCGGGACCAGGAGGAGCTGCACGAGATCTTCGCCACGGACCACTGGCGCGGCCCCCGCTCCGCACAGCGCCGGGCGGCCTTCCGGGCGCGGTTCTGCCCGTACGACGACGGGCACGCGGCGGAGCGGGTGGTGCGCCGGGTCTTCCTCGGCGACACCTCGGGCCTGCCCCTGCCCGCCCCGCTGACGGGCCGGGGGCCCACGGGGGTACCGCGGCAGGTGCCCGTGCGGGAGTACACGAACGGGTGA